A region from the Candidatus Eremiobacterota bacterium genome encodes:
- a CDS encoding TonB-dependent receptor, with the protein MSTMRGRSFLATYVAVLFCALALALPSAAHAQSAPSEIEVRVTDAAGKPLADARVFISGALTGSALTPHDGRVRFTDVEPGLYRLRVVLSGYAGVDADDVEALAGERKVVEITLERAAAKKPAPPNASATPAPEQLKEIGRVRARPAVSISSVDVDEGNPIRRISENLSDALDKIGGISVTQDQQLGTLSISLRNMDPSQTLASAGGTPLLGGGAATLQSVAADLSTGVSVSSGNNGTGIGGAVNFRTLEPTKTWQTQASASYGTYEHTAAQLSLSGSYHKLGIALQHAVRGGDSILTGLRFEDTSGLDYVHDGAFDRTGDFFKLRYPVGHVTLTGGYLGGTNRSSPLCDQFVTLLPCGYGPGGTIRGTSGQQTFGMQGQIGNVIVNVNAFSNAYGYVDSELGRVVGGIPSPYRSDLAGHGAGVFTYETVAIHRHTLILNFGTFAGRGHTIASGRFQGTTENDSRYGYSVLADTVKFSDRWSATLGYGQNVSLAQSRRAADVNVALTPSKQETISFGLGNYGNGSEYRAGGLFADPAAAQYDCGASEVRVNGPSDVPAAGSQSAASFNYSRRGRRGSVRVNAYDVTDRNGTLQAQFPLLALPAGAVPATYVDQLAAFWHSGAICGAQAFDPSRIYVAEQIAGTTVRYRGFDASGQIVLGRAVIALPSYSVNGAVLASADPRLLYAGSPYAVGAQLPFRPLHKAGLLIDAQQRKAALEWVVNGTWVSANNGNALGSYVQVAAGVTWTARRGRLTLFANNLFNADTGLFSTNEFAQPLSLRGGGTYVPVPTLLAPRSYTLLYSVRAGRLR; encoded by the coding sequence ATGAGCACGATGCGTGGGCGTTCTTTTCTCGCGACGTATGTCGCAGTGCTGTTCTGTGCGCTCGCGCTCGCGCTGCCTTCGGCGGCGCACGCGCAGAGCGCGCCTTCCGAGATCGAAGTCCGCGTCACCGACGCGGCGGGGAAACCGCTCGCCGACGCACGCGTGTTCATCAGCGGCGCGTTGACCGGGTCGGCGCTGACCCCGCACGACGGCCGCGTCCGCTTCACCGACGTCGAACCTGGGCTCTACCGATTGCGCGTCGTGCTGAGCGGCTACGCCGGCGTCGACGCGGACGACGTCGAAGCGCTCGCGGGCGAGCGCAAGGTCGTCGAGATCACCCTCGAGCGGGCGGCCGCGAAGAAGCCCGCGCCGCCGAACGCGTCCGCGACCCCGGCGCCGGAACAGCTGAAAGAGATCGGCCGCGTGCGCGCGCGCCCGGCGGTCTCGATCTCGAGCGTCGACGTCGACGAAGGCAATCCGATCCGCCGCATCTCGGAGAACCTTTCCGACGCGCTCGACAAGATCGGCGGAATCTCCGTCACGCAGGACCAGCAGCTCGGTACGCTTTCGATTTCGCTGCGCAACATGGACCCTTCGCAAACCCTTGCGAGCGCGGGCGGCACGCCGCTGCTCGGCGGCGGCGCGGCGACGCTGCAGTCGGTCGCCGCCGACTTGTCGACCGGCGTCAGCGTGAGCAGCGGGAACAACGGCACCGGGATCGGCGGCGCGGTCAATTTCCGGACCTTGGAGCCGACGAAGACCTGGCAGACGCAGGCGTCCGCGTCGTACGGCACCTACGAGCACACCGCTGCGCAACTCTCGCTGAGCGGTTCCTATCACAAGCTCGGGATCGCGCTGCAGCACGCCGTGCGCGGCGGCGACAGCATCCTCACCGGCTTGCGTTTCGAAGACACCAGCGGGCTCGACTACGTGCACGACGGCGCGTTCGACCGCACCGGCGATTTCTTCAAGCTGCGCTACCCGGTCGGCCACGTTACGCTGACCGGCGGCTATCTCGGCGGGACGAATCGCTCCTCGCCGTTATGCGACCAGTTCGTCACCTTGCTGCCGTGCGGGTACGGCCCCGGCGGGACGATCCGCGGGACGAGCGGTCAGCAGACGTTCGGAATGCAAGGTCAGATCGGAAACGTCATCGTGAACGTCAACGCGTTCTCGAACGCGTACGGCTACGTCGACAGCGAGCTCGGCCGCGTGGTCGGCGGAATTCCGTCGCCGTACCGGTCCGACTTGGCGGGACACGGCGCGGGCGTCTTCACCTACGAGACCGTTGCGATCCACCGCCACACGCTGATCCTGAACTTCGGCACGTTCGCCGGGCGCGGTCACACGATCGCGAGCGGGCGCTTTCAGGGCACGACCGAGAACGACAGCCGTTACGGCTATTCTGTGCTCGCCGACACCGTGAAGTTCTCCGACCGCTGGAGCGCGACGCTCGGCTACGGCCAGAACGTGAGCCTGGCTCAGTCGCGCCGCGCCGCCGACGTCAACGTCGCGCTGACGCCCTCGAAGCAGGAGACGATCTCGTTCGGGCTCGGGAACTACGGGAACGGCTCGGAATATCGCGCCGGCGGATTGTTCGCCGACCCGGCCGCTGCCCAGTACGACTGCGGCGCGAGCGAGGTCCGCGTCAACGGTCCTTCCGACGTCCCGGCCGCGGGCTCGCAGAGCGCGGCGAGCTTCAACTACAGCCGGCGCGGGCGCCGCGGGAGCGTCCGCGTGAACGCGTACGACGTCACCGACCGCAACGGGACGCTGCAGGCGCAGTTTCCGCTCCTCGCGCTTCCGGCCGGCGCGGTGCCGGCAACCTATGTCGATCAGCTCGCGGCGTTTTGGCACAGCGGCGCGATCTGCGGGGCGCAGGCGTTCGACCCGAGCCGCATCTACGTCGCCGAGCAGATCGCCGGGACGACGGTGCGCTACCGCGGCTTCGACGCCTCGGGACAAATCGTGCTTGGTCGCGCGGTGATCGCGTTGCCGAGCTACTCCGTGAACGGCGCGGTGCTCGCATCGGCGGATCCGCGCCTGCTCTACGCGGGCAGCCCGTATGCGGTCGGCGCGCAGCTTCCGTTCCGCCCGCTCCACAAAGCGGGACTGCTGATCGACGCGCAACAGCGCAAGGCGGCGCTGGAGTGGGTCGTCAACGGGACCTGGGTCTCCGCGAACAACGGAAACGCGCTCGGCTCGTACGTGCAGGTCGCCGCCGGGGTCACCTGGACGGCGCGGCGCGGCCGGCTCACGTTGTTCGCGAACAACCTCTTCAACGCCGATACCGGGCTCTTCTCGACGAACGAGTTCGCGCAGCCGCTCTCGCTGCGCGGCGGCGGCACGTACGTCCCGGTTCCGACGCTGCTCGCGCCGCGCAGCTACACGCTGCTCTACAGCGTCCGCGCGGGCCGGCTGCGCTGA
- a CDS encoding putative N-acetylmannosamine-6-phosphate 2-epimerase, whose protein sequence is MPVRRRPPAEVLDALRGALIVSVQAETDSPLNTPETIALLSRVAVANGAAAVRVEGLARIAAVRRAVAVPIVGIVKRAYAGFEPYITASEREVAEAVAAGAEIVAFDATGRPRPSGRDVAAMVASVHARGALAMADCAAADDIAHAVAAGAEIVATTLCGYTDQTRGTPLPALELVRACAASGAFAICEGGVAAPDDVRAAFAAGANAVVVGTAITNVDVLVRRFAAASPRLH, encoded by the coding sequence ATGCCCGTTCGTCGTCGCCCTCCGGCCGAGGTGCTCGACGCGTTGCGCGGCGCGCTGATCGTCTCGGTGCAAGCCGAAACCGACTCGCCGCTCAACACACCGGAGACGATCGCGCTGCTCAGCCGCGTCGCGGTGGCGAACGGCGCCGCCGCGGTCCGCGTCGAAGGGCTGGCGCGCATCGCCGCCGTGCGGCGCGCGGTCGCGGTTCCGATCGTCGGCATCGTCAAGCGCGCGTACGCGGGGTTCGAACCGTACATCACCGCGAGCGAGCGCGAGGTCGCCGAAGCGGTCGCCGCGGGCGCGGAGATCGTCGCGTTCGACGCAACCGGTCGCCCGCGTCCGAGCGGCCGCGACGTCGCCGCAATGGTGGCTTCCGTTCACGCGCGCGGCGCGCTTGCGATGGCGGACTGCGCGGCGGCCGACGACATAGCCCACGCCGTTGCGGCGGGCGCGGAGATCGTCGCGACGACGTTGTGCGGCTACACGGACCAAACGCGCGGCACGCCGCTTCCCGCGCTCGAGCTCGTGCGCGCGTGCGCGGCGAGCGGCGCGTTCGCGATCTGCGAAGGCGGCGTAGCGGCGCCGGACGACGTGCGCGCGGCGTTCGCCGCCGGCGCGAACGCGGTCGTCGTCGGCACCGCGATCACCAACGTCGACGTGCTCGTCCGCCGCTTCGCCGCCGCCTCGCCGCGCCTGCACTGA
- a CDS encoding FAD-dependent oxidoreductase: MREYDVLVIGGGNAGCAAALAAARNGTRVLLVERYGFLGGTATASMVGPWMTFHSGEERIVGGIAQEIVERLVARGGSPGHLHDASDYVPTITPFDPEIHKALLFEMMRENNVALLLHAWFLDALMEGTRVAGARFATVGGVREVRARRTIDATADAYVAASAGVPTQQGDARGRVQPASLMFRLSHVDLGLLSAYVRAHPEQMRSSLKTHERTPGALTAVAGLYELWDAARERGTVNVPRELVSFFATPYPDEVTVNMTRVVGVDPLDPDDLTRAEVEARAQVMQLLDFFRRDVPGFANARLAATATQIGVRESRRIEGEYTLTADDVLNARTFDDAVARSAYPIDIHNPSGAGTTTHRLPAGASYEIPYRCLVPKRVDDLLVAGRCISTTHEALASTRLTPTVMTLGQAAGTAAALSVQRAVAPRALDPALLRERLVRDGVDLRRPAASLS, from the coding sequence ATGCGCGAGTACGACGTCCTCGTGATCGGCGGAGGAAACGCCGGTTGTGCCGCCGCGCTGGCGGCGGCGCGGAACGGGACGCGCGTCCTGCTGGTCGAGCGCTACGGCTTTCTCGGCGGCACGGCGACGGCGTCGATGGTCGGGCCGTGGATGACGTTTCATTCCGGCGAGGAGCGAATCGTCGGCGGGATCGCGCAGGAGATCGTCGAGCGGCTCGTCGCGCGCGGCGGCTCGCCCGGGCACCTGCACGACGCGTCGGACTACGTTCCGACGATCACGCCGTTCGATCCGGAGATCCACAAGGCGCTGCTCTTCGAGATGATGCGCGAAAACAACGTCGCGCTGCTGCTGCACGCCTGGTTCCTCGACGCGCTGATGGAAGGAACGCGCGTCGCGGGCGCGCGCTTCGCGACCGTCGGCGGAGTTCGTGAGGTGCGCGCGCGGCGCACGATCGACGCGACCGCCGACGCGTACGTCGCCGCGAGCGCCGGCGTACCGACGCAGCAGGGCGACGCGCGCGGCCGCGTGCAGCCGGCTTCGCTGATGTTCCGGCTCTCGCACGTCGACCTCGGGCTGCTCTCCGCGTACGTGCGTGCGCATCCCGAGCAGATGCGCAGCTCGCTCAAGACGCACGAGCGCACGCCCGGCGCGCTGACCGCGGTCGCCGGGCTGTACGAGCTCTGGGATGCGGCGCGCGAACGGGGCACCGTCAACGTCCCGCGCGAGCTGGTCTCGTTCTTCGCCACGCCGTACCCGGACGAGGTGACGGTCAACATGACGCGCGTCGTCGGCGTCGACCCGCTCGATCCCGACGATCTGACCCGCGCCGAGGTCGAGGCGCGCGCGCAGGTGATGCAGCTGCTGGATTTCTTCCGCCGCGACGTGCCGGGCTTCGCGAACGCGCGGCTCGCCGCGACCGCGACGCAGATCGGCGTGCGCGAGTCGCGCCGCATCGAGGGGGAATACACCCTCACCGCCGACGACGTGCTGAACGCGCGTACGTTTGACGACGCGGTCGCGCGCAGCGCCTACCCGATCGACATTCACAACCCGTCCGGAGCCGGGACGACGACGCACCGTCTGCCGGCCGGCGCCTCGTACGAGATTCCGTACCGCTGTCTGGTGCCGAAGCGCGTCGACGATTTGCTGGTCGCGGGGCGCTGCATCTCGACGACGCACGAAGCGCTCGCCTCGACGCGTCTGACGCCGACCGTGATGACGTTGGGCCAAGCCGCCGGGACGGCCGCGGCGCTCTCCGTGCAGCGCGCCGTCGCGCCGCGCGCGCTCGATCCCGCGCTGCTGCGCGAGCGGCTCGTCCGCGACGGCGTCGACTTGCGCCGCCCCGCCGCGAGCCTGTCCTGA